A window of the Arthrobacter sp. Marseille-P9274 genome harbors these coding sequences:
- a CDS encoding CoA ester lyase has product MPTIRNRRAAALPAKLSRSWLLASAADEANFAPALASEADSVIFDMEDAVPAAGKAEARERVVEALSNGMTAWVRVNGMETDYWADDLAALSKAPGLRGVMLAMTERPEQVTHTAMRLNAGTPVVALIESAVGIENATAIASAPGTFRLAFGVGDFRRDTGASDEPMALAYARSRLVIASRVGQLPGPIDGPSVGMLGEDLLEACKVTASMGMTGKLCLLLEAADTINKGLSPSESEIRWAHELLNAHAAGAVVGDGSYLPRLARAEKISSLADSYGLWNA; this is encoded by the coding sequence ATGCCCACGATCAGAAACCGCCGCGCAGCAGCACTGCCGGCGAAGCTCTCCCGTTCCTGGCTCCTGGCATCGGCTGCCGACGAAGCCAATTTCGCCCCTGCCCTTGCCTCCGAAGCCGACTCCGTCATCTTCGACATGGAAGATGCAGTCCCCGCGGCGGGCAAGGCCGAGGCCCGGGAGCGTGTGGTCGAAGCGCTGTCGAACGGCATGACCGCCTGGGTCCGGGTCAATGGCATGGAAACCGACTACTGGGCCGATGACCTGGCCGCGCTGTCCAAGGCGCCGGGCCTCCGCGGCGTGATGCTCGCGATGACCGAGCGTCCGGAGCAGGTGACCCACACGGCCATGCGGCTGAATGCGGGCACGCCGGTGGTCGCGCTGATCGAATCCGCCGTCGGCATCGAGAACGCCACGGCCATCGCCAGCGCCCCCGGGACCTTTCGCCTGGCGTTCGGCGTCGGCGACTTCCGCCGCGACACGGGCGCCAGCGACGAACCGATGGCGCTCGCCTATGCGCGCTCGCGGCTCGTGATCGCCTCCCGAGTGGGCCAGCTCCCCGGCCCGATCGACGGACCGAGCGTCGGAATGCTGGGCGAAGACCTGCTGGAGGCCTGCAAGGTCACGGCATCGATGGGCATGACGGGGAAGCTCTGCTTGCTACTCGAGGCGGCGGACACCATCAACAAGGGCCTCTCTCCGAGCGAGTCCGAGATCCGCTGGGCGCACGAGCTGCTGAATGCGCACGCCGCCGGGGCCGTGGTGGGCGACGGCTCCTACCTGCCCCGCCTGGCCCGCGCCGAGAAGATCTCCTCGCTCGCGGATTCCTACGGACTCTGGAACGCCTGA
- a CDS encoding MFS transporter, producing MDIKARIEASPMSNAQIGIVAICLAMNFIDGYDVLVMAFSATAIAESWGLSGGDLGLLLSAALAGMAIGAIFVAQIADKIGRRNTIILSTAVITAGMFASAFAPNYETLLALRVVTGVAAGTMQTSLNVLVAEYSNARRRATAVSLYSAGLPIGGVLGGIIVAALLTRFEWHAGFIFGGIITFIMLPIVLKWLPESIDYLNAKRPEGALEKINSIFARLGQPALAALPAAPVTTGQPSNKLVAIFSNGQALKTSLLAFAFMMIMGSFYFANSWTPRLLTESGYSANQGITAGVLFSVGSILGSIVFAYFGSRFDLKRTLAVFFVLAGAAFAVFALFANQLSTALVLAGLLGVLSNATIAGMFSIGPVYYDASIRATAVGLIGGIGRSGGIVSPIVAGALVDAGWVPGNIYFVFILPLVLGAVAIAVLRKPKSLSAPIEPAAAVAGQLAESR from the coding sequence ATGGATATCAAGGCTCGGATCGAAGCATCCCCGATGAGCAATGCGCAGATCGGCATTGTTGCCATCTGCCTTGCCATGAACTTCATTGACGGCTACGACGTGCTGGTCATGGCGTTCAGCGCCACCGCCATCGCCGAGTCCTGGGGCCTCAGCGGCGGGGACCTGGGCCTGCTGCTCAGTGCCGCCCTGGCCGGCATGGCCATCGGCGCGATCTTCGTGGCGCAGATTGCCGACAAGATCGGGCGCCGGAACACGATCATCCTCTCGACCGCGGTGATCACCGCCGGCATGTTCGCCTCGGCCTTCGCGCCCAACTACGAGACGCTGCTGGCGCTTCGCGTCGTGACCGGCGTGGCCGCCGGCACCATGCAGACCAGCCTGAACGTCCTGGTTGCCGAATACTCCAACGCCCGGCGCCGCGCCACCGCGGTCAGCCTCTACAGCGCCGGCCTGCCCATCGGCGGCGTGCTCGGCGGCATCATCGTCGCGGCGCTGCTCACCCGCTTCGAATGGCACGCCGGCTTTATCTTCGGCGGCATCATCACGTTCATCATGCTGCCCATCGTGCTGAAGTGGCTGCCCGAGTCGATCGACTACCTGAACGCCAAGCGGCCGGAAGGCGCGCTGGAGAAGATCAACAGCATCTTCGCCCGCCTCGGACAGCCCGCCCTTGCCGCACTCCCCGCCGCCCCGGTAACCACGGGACAGCCATCCAACAAGCTGGTCGCGATCTTCTCCAACGGGCAGGCGCTCAAGACGAGCCTGCTGGCCTTCGCCTTCATGATGATCATGGGCTCGTTCTACTTCGCCAACTCCTGGACCCCGCGCCTGCTGACCGAATCCGGCTACTCTGCCAATCAGGGCATCACGGCCGGCGTGCTCTTCAGCGTCGGCTCCATCCTCGGCTCGATCGTCTTTGCCTACTTCGGCTCCCGGTTTGACCTGAAGCGCACGTTGGCCGTTTTCTTCGTGCTGGCCGGGGCTGCCTTCGCGGTGTTCGCTCTGTTCGCCAACCAGCTGAGCACGGCCCTCGTGCTCGCGGGGCTGCTGGGCGTCCTGAGCAACGCCACCATCGCCGGCATGTTCTCGATCGGCCCGGTCTACTACGACGCCTCCATCCGCGCTACAGCGGTGGGCCTGATCGGCGGCATCGGCCGGTCCGGCGGCATCGTCTCCCCGATCGTCGCCGGGGCGCTGGTCGACGCCGGCTGGGTCCCGGGCAACATCTACTTCGTCTTCATCCTGCCGCTGGTCCTCGGCGCCGTCGCGATCGCCGTGCTGCGCAAGCCGAAGTCGCTCAGCGCCCCGATCGAACCGGCAGCCGCGGTCGCCGGGCAGCTGGCCGAATCCCGCTAG
- a CDS encoding SDR family oxidoreductase — MPDKTPTPPTIAVTGASGRLGGETARLLAAEGIPLRLVLRDASRAPALPGTTTAVASFGDPEACRRALEGIGTVFMVSAAESEDRLQQHFRFIDAAMDAGVEHIVYTSFAGADPDSTFTLARDHFATEEKLRETGAKFTLLRNNFYADILPDFADRDGVIRGPAEDGRAAFVARSDVARVAAAILQQPIPHAGFTYNLTGPEALTLAEAAAILTEATGRQLSFHNETVEEAYASRAHYGAPAWQLDAWVSTYTAIARGELAKTTNDVELLTGQAPLSLHQLFSQPLN; from the coding sequence ATGCCGGATAAGACTCCCACCCCTCCCACCATCGCCGTCACCGGTGCCTCCGGCCGGCTCGGCGGCGAAACGGCGCGCCTGCTCGCCGCCGAGGGGATCCCGCTTCGCCTGGTCCTGCGCGACGCCTCGCGCGCGCCTGCGCTTCCGGGAACAACGACGGCGGTGGCCAGCTTCGGGGACCCGGAGGCCTGCCGCCGGGCGCTGGAAGGCATCGGGACGGTATTCATGGTGTCAGCCGCGGAATCCGAAGACCGGCTGCAGCAGCACTTCAGGTTCATCGACGCCGCCATGGATGCCGGCGTCGAGCACATCGTCTACACCTCGTTCGCCGGCGCCGACCCCGATTCGACCTTCACCCTGGCGCGGGACCATTTCGCCACCGAAGAGAAGCTGCGGGAGACGGGGGCCAAGTTCACCCTGCTGCGCAACAACTTCTACGCAGACATCCTGCCCGACTTCGCGGACCGGGACGGGGTGATCCGCGGGCCCGCCGAGGACGGGCGGGCGGCGTTTGTGGCCCGGTCCGACGTGGCCCGCGTGGCCGCCGCGATCCTGCAGCAGCCCATCCCGCACGCCGGCTTCACCTACAACCTCACCGGCCCCGAGGCCCTCACGCTGGCGGAGGCCGCGGCCATCCTGACCGAGGCCACGGGACGGCAGCTGAGCTTCCACAATGAGACGGTGGAGGAGGCCTACGCCTCGCGCGCACATTACGGCGCCCCGGCATGGCAGCTGGATGCCTGGGTCAGCACCTACACCGCGATCGCCCGCGGCGAGCTCGCCAAAACCACCAACGACGTCGAACTGCTCACGGGCCAGGCTCCGCTCAGCCTGCACCAGTTGTTCTCGCAGCCCTTGAACTGA
- a CDS encoding NAD(P)H-dependent oxidoreductase, which produces MSIKVLTLVGSLRGASVNRKLAEAAAAVAPEGTEVTLYEGLASVPFYNEDLDVEGQVPAAAAALREAAGEADAVLFVTPEYNGTTPAVLANAIDWLSRPYGAGAVKDMPAAVVSASPSGFGAQWANDNTRKALGVAGAKVLEDVSITVGGRFEVFAETHPKDHAETAAELAGVVSALASALEPANA; this is translated from the coding sequence ATGAGCATCAAGGTCCTCACCCTCGTCGGCAGCCTTCGCGGCGCCTCCGTCAACCGCAAGCTGGCTGAAGCGGCCGCCGCCGTTGCCCCCGAAGGTACCGAGGTGACCCTGTACGAGGGGCTGGCCTCCGTCCCCTTCTACAACGAGGACCTCGACGTCGAGGGCCAGGTACCGGCCGCCGCGGCAGCCCTGCGCGAGGCGGCCGGCGAGGCTGACGCCGTGCTGTTCGTGACCCCCGAGTACAACGGCACCACCCCGGCCGTGCTGGCCAACGCCATTGATTGGCTGTCCCGTCCGTACGGCGCCGGCGCCGTGAAGGACATGCCGGCCGCCGTGGTCAGCGCCTCCCCCTCCGGCTTCGGCGCCCAGTGGGCCAACGACAACACCCGCAAGGCCCTCGGCGTTGCCGGCGCGAAGGTCCTCGAGGACGTGTCCATCACCGTCGGCGGCCGGTTCGAGGTCTTCGCCGAGACCCACCCGAAGGACCACGCCGAGACCGCCGCCGAACTGGCCGGCGTTGTTTCCGCACTGGCTAGCGCCCTGGAGCCGGCCAACGCCTGA
- a CDS encoding ABC transporter substrate-binding protein, which translates to MKRRFATLLAGCAIAALALTGCGSGSPSGSGEPAGSEAAASGGLQKVTVGVLPIAPSGAMQYGIDEGIFEKHGLDVELQTGQGGAAMLPAVSTGTMNFAVGNPLSVMTAVDKGLDMKIVTGYSNSKVEGEDINAVVVKADSGIESFADLAGKTTAVNTLKTQGDLTIMESAAIDGGDPKALKFSEMPFPDMEAQLERGNVDAIWIPEPFQAKALANKDYKLLGYPNQKALPGLPTMVTFTSGSFASENPGIVADFKAAVTETLAAAEADPEGVRAVLPEFMGMDEAVAKGLKMETFDAELPTEVLSDMGELTVKYGYVEKTPDVAAMTVQ; encoded by the coding sequence ATGAAGAGGCGCTTTGCCACACTGCTGGCCGGCTGCGCGATCGCAGCGCTCGCCCTGACCGGCTGCGGTTCAGGTTCCCCCTCCGGCTCCGGCGAGCCCGCCGGCAGCGAGGCGGCGGCCAGCGGGGGCCTGCAGAAGGTCACCGTCGGCGTCCTGCCCATCGCCCCCTCCGGCGCCATGCAGTACGGCATCGACGAAGGCATCTTCGAGAAGCACGGGCTGGACGTCGAGCTCCAGACCGGCCAGGGCGGCGCGGCCATGCTGCCGGCCGTGTCCACCGGCACCATGAACTTCGCCGTCGGTAATCCGCTCTCGGTCATGACCGCTGTGGACAAGGGCCTGGACATGAAGATCGTCACCGGCTACAGCAACTCGAAGGTCGAGGGCGAGGACATCAACGCCGTAGTGGTCAAGGCGGACTCCGGGATCGAGTCCTTCGCGGACCTTGCGGGCAAGACCACCGCGGTTAACACGCTCAAGACCCAGGGCGACCTGACCATCATGGAGAGCGCGGCGATCGACGGCGGCGACCCGAAGGCGCTGAAGTTCAGCGAGATGCCGTTCCCGGACATGGAAGCCCAGCTGGAGCGAGGCAACGTGGACGCCATCTGGATCCCGGAGCCGTTCCAGGCGAAGGCGCTGGCCAACAAGGACTACAAGCTGCTGGGCTACCCGAACCAGAAGGCGCTGCCGGGCCTGCCCACCATGGTGACCTTCACCAGCGGCAGCTTCGCCAGCGAGAATCCCGGGATCGTGGCCGACTTCAAGGCCGCCGTGACCGAGACCCTTGCCGCCGCGGAGGCGGACCCGGAGGGCGTGCGCGCCGTGCTGCCGGAGTTCATGGGGATGGACGAGGCAGTGGCGAAGGGCCTGAAGATGGAAACCTTCGACGCCGAGCTGCCCACCGAGGTGCTCAGCGACATGGGCGAACTGACGGTCAAGTACGGCTACGTCGAGAAGACCCCGGACGTGGCCGCGATGACGGTGCAGTAA
- a CDS encoding MarR family winged helix-turn-helix transcriptional regulator, whose translation MPRSEAVEFRSYWLRRALQFHGQLWHLHASPEISSIQFGVLTFVRDHPGIGQRELVALSQLDKSTLAELLARMQKRGLLRLSRHATDKRRNRVDLTEAGAEAVKELEAKARAVNELLVAGLDEAEARELDRLLGKLLAAEQARAASLS comes from the coding sequence GTGCCCCGTTCCGAGGCCGTCGAATTCCGCAGCTACTGGCTGCGCCGGGCGCTGCAGTTCCATGGACAGCTCTGGCACCTGCACGCCTCCCCCGAGATCTCCTCCATCCAGTTCGGCGTGCTCACCTTCGTCCGCGACCATCCCGGAATCGGCCAGCGGGAGCTGGTGGCGCTGTCGCAGCTGGATAAGTCCACCCTCGCGGAGCTCCTGGCTCGCATGCAGAAGAGGGGCCTGCTGCGCCTCAGCCGGCACGCCACGGACAAGCGGCGCAACAGGGTCGACCTGACCGAGGCCGGCGCCGAGGCCGTTAAGGAGCTGGAGGCCAAGGCCCGGGCGGTCAACGAGCTGCTGGTCGCCGGACTGGACGAGGCGGAGGCCCGCGAGCTGGACCGGCTGCTGGGCAAACTGCTCGCCGCGGAGCAGGCAAGAGCCGCGTCCTTGTCCTGA
- a CDS encoding acyl-CoA dehydrogenase family protein — translation MQEQTGFYPSDQYGFSTLLSEAELAVLGRLRAVLDQQVKPLLADYWEQGEFPYQITKPLFDLRLMDPEELTAGGAVPGGLYTGFRNFELARTDASVATFYNAQSGLFRTTVNLGGSDEQVARLDPLIRSFEYKGVFSLTEPDHGSDIAGGLATSARRDGGDWVINGHKRWIGGAVSADVLAVFARDEADGQVKAFLVPTDAPGVKLSKIHRKTALRMMQNSDITLTNVRVPESERLQRVNSFADVAGLLRNMRSDVAWIAAGLQAGAYEAAVRYVMGREQFGKPLASFQLVQEKLATMLGNVTSSLGMVVRLTQQQEAGIFKDENSALAKMFTCARMRETVALARELVGGNGITLDTDVARFHADAEAVYSYEGTHEINALIVGRAITGTGAFR, via the coding sequence GTGCAGGAGCAGACGGGGTTCTATCCTTCGGACCAGTACGGTTTCTCGACGCTGCTCAGCGAGGCCGAGCTGGCCGTGCTGGGCCGGCTGCGGGCGGTGCTGGACCAGCAGGTCAAGCCGCTGCTGGCGGACTACTGGGAACAGGGCGAGTTTCCCTACCAGATCACCAAGCCGCTGTTCGACCTGAGGCTGATGGACCCGGAGGAGCTGACGGCCGGCGGCGCGGTGCCCGGCGGCCTGTATACCGGCTTCCGGAACTTCGAGCTGGCCCGGACCGACGCCTCCGTGGCGACGTTCTACAACGCCCAGTCCGGCCTGTTCCGCACCACAGTCAATCTCGGCGGCAGCGACGAGCAGGTGGCGCGGCTGGACCCGCTGATCCGCTCCTTCGAGTACAAGGGCGTGTTCTCGCTGACCGAGCCGGACCATGGCTCCGACATTGCCGGCGGGCTGGCCACCAGCGCGCGGCGCGACGGCGGGGACTGGGTCATCAACGGGCACAAGCGCTGGATCGGCGGGGCGGTCTCGGCCGACGTGCTTGCGGTGTTTGCCCGCGACGAGGCGGACGGGCAGGTCAAGGCGTTCCTGGTGCCCACCGACGCGCCGGGCGTGAAGCTGTCCAAGATCCACCGCAAGACCGCGCTGCGCATGATGCAGAACTCGGACATCACGCTGACGAACGTCCGGGTGCCGGAATCCGAGCGCCTGCAGCGAGTCAATTCCTTCGCCGACGTCGCCGGCCTGCTGCGCAACATGCGGTCGGACGTCGCCTGGATCGCCGCGGGGCTGCAGGCGGGCGCCTACGAGGCGGCCGTGCGGTACGTGATGGGGCGCGAGCAGTTCGGCAAGCCGCTGGCCAGCTTCCAGCTCGTGCAGGAGAAGCTCGCCACAATGCTGGGCAACGTCACGTCCTCGCTCGGCATGGTGGTCCGGCTGACCCAGCAGCAGGAGGCCGGCATCTTCAAGGACGAGAACTCCGCGCTGGCCAAGATGTTCACCTGCGCCCGGATGCGGGAAACCGTCGCCCTGGCGCGCGAGCTGGTAGGAGGCAACGGGATCACGCTGGACACCGACGTCGCACGTTTCCATGCGGATGCCGAAGCCGTCTACTCCTACGAAGGCACGCACGAAATCAACGCCCTGATTGTGGGCCGGGCGATCACCGGCACCGGGGCCTTCCGCTAG
- a CDS encoding ABC transporter substrate-binding protein: protein MKKHFGKMLAVAAVAALVLTGCGSGSPSGGAAPAGSEGANGELTKVVVGVLPIAPSAAVQYGIDQGIFEKHGLDIEFQTSSAGAAMLPAVSTGTINIGIGNPLSVLVAVDKGLDMKIVSGYSNSKAEGDDITGVVVKKDSGINSWKDLAGKSVSVNAVNTQGDLTIMEAVEQDGGDPKAVKFSEVAFPDAPAQLERGNIDAAWMAEPFVANALADENNKLLGYNYQDVIPGLPTMVAFTSGQYAQENPEAVADFKTALAETLDAAQADEKGLKSTVATFLKIDEAKAQAINMEEFSGELRTEQMTKLGELMQKYDFVSKAPDVNAVLVK from the coding sequence ATGAAGAAGCACTTCGGCAAGATGCTTGCGGTCGCGGCTGTCGCTGCGCTGGTATTGACGGGCTGCGGCAGCGGCTCCCCGTCCGGCGGCGCGGCTCCGGCCGGCTCGGAAGGCGCCAACGGGGAGCTGACCAAGGTTGTTGTCGGCGTCCTGCCCATCGCCCCGTCGGCCGCCGTGCAGTACGGCATCGACCAGGGCATCTTCGAGAAGCACGGCCTGGATATCGAGTTCCAGACCAGCTCCGCCGGGGCGGCCATGCTTCCGGCCGTCTCGACGGGTACGATCAACATCGGCATCGGCAATCCCCTCTCCGTCCTGGTCGCCGTGGACAAGGGCCTGGACATGAAGATCGTCTCGGGCTACTCGAACTCCAAGGCCGAGGGCGACGACATCACCGGCGTCGTCGTCAAGAAGGATTCCGGGATCAATTCGTGGAAGGACCTGGCGGGCAAGAGCGTTTCCGTGAACGCCGTGAACACGCAGGGCGACCTGACCATCATGGAGGCCGTCGAGCAGGACGGCGGGGACCCGAAGGCCGTGAAGTTCAGCGAGGTGGCCTTCCCCGACGCCCCGGCGCAGCTGGAGCGCGGCAATATCGACGCGGCGTGGATGGCCGAGCCCTTCGTCGCCAACGCACTGGCGGACGAGAATAACAAGCTGCTCGGCTACAACTACCAGGACGTCATCCCCGGGCTGCCGACGATGGTGGCCTTCACCTCCGGTCAGTACGCGCAGGAGAACCCGGAGGCCGTCGCCGACTTCAAGACGGCGCTCGCCGAGACTTTGGATGCGGCCCAGGCGGACGAGAAGGGGCTGAAGAGCACCGTCGCGACCTTCCTCAAGATCGACGAGGCAAAGGCCCAGGCGATCAACATGGAGGAGTTCTCCGGCGAACTGCGGACCGAGCAGATGACCAAGCTGGGCGAGCTGATGCAGAAGTACGACTTCGTTTCGAAGGCCCCGGACGTCAACGCCGTCCTGGTCAAGTAG
- a CDS encoding helix-turn-helix domain-containing protein, producing the protein MAQLKPRTTDALPETESRRLARALGESDDVTVFVNGTTVKLPAEARDAVVDVLRRLADGDAVMVSSAEGLLNTSQAAEVAGISLTYMRKLTDSGTIPVEYRGTHRRIRLRDVQAWLESRAQKQREQQQPGQRPADP; encoded by the coding sequence ATGGCGCAGCTGAAACCCCGCACCACGGACGCCCTGCCGGAGACCGAATCCCGGCGGCTCGCCCGCGCTCTGGGCGAAAGCGACGACGTTACCGTCTTCGTCAATGGCACCACGGTGAAGCTGCCCGCCGAAGCACGGGACGCCGTCGTCGATGTCCTGCGCCGCCTGGCCGACGGTGACGCCGTCATGGTCAGCTCCGCCGAGGGGCTGCTCAATACTTCCCAGGCGGCCGAGGTTGCCGGGATCTCCCTGACGTACATGCGGAAGCTAACCGACTCCGGCACCATTCCGGTCGAGTACCGCGGCACCCACCGGCGGATCCGGCTGCGCGACGTCCAGGCCTGGCTCGAGTCGCGCGCGCAGAAGCAGCGCGAGCAACAGCAGCCCGGGCAGCGGCCCGCAGACCCTTAG
- a CDS encoding aldo/keto reductase, with product MTGQTAPLLDLRNGATIPLLGLGTWPMNNAETADAVEHALGLGYRLIDTAENYGNEAGVGEGVRRSGLPRKDVFITTKFNKEWHSYDGVRRAFEAGAGRLGVEYVDLLLIHWPNPGQDRYVDAFKGMAALLEEGLVRAVGTSNFKPAHLQRLFDAGLVPDVNQIQLDPRHTRADLVELHRGHDIATEAWSPLGRGGSLLREPAITALADKYNRTPAQIVLRWHTQQGFVAIPKSGRPERLAENLAVFDFTLDDAEVRQLSALDTGVADIYDADEFGH from the coding sequence GTGACTGGACAGACCGCACCCCTGCTGGACCTGCGCAACGGCGCCACCATCCCGCTGCTGGGCCTGGGCACCTGGCCGATGAACAACGCGGAGACCGCCGACGCCGTCGAACACGCCCTGGGCTTGGGTTACCGCCTCATCGACACGGCCGAGAACTACGGGAACGAGGCCGGGGTCGGCGAAGGCGTCCGCCGCAGCGGGCTGCCCCGCAAGGACGTCTTCATCACCACCAAGTTCAACAAGGAGTGGCACAGTTACGACGGCGTTCGGCGGGCTTTCGAAGCCGGCGCCGGGCGGCTGGGGGTCGAGTATGTGGACCTGCTGCTGATCCACTGGCCGAACCCGGGACAGGACCGGTACGTGGACGCCTTCAAGGGCATGGCCGCGCTCCTGGAGGAGGGGCTGGTCAGGGCGGTCGGCACCTCCAACTTCAAGCCTGCCCACCTGCAGCGGCTGTTCGACGCCGGGCTGGTGCCCGACGTCAACCAGATCCAGCTGGACCCGCGGCACACGCGCGCCGACCTGGTCGAGCTGCACCGCGGGCACGACATCGCCACCGAGGCCTGGAGCCCGCTGGGCCGCGGCGGCTCGCTGCTGCGGGAGCCCGCCATTACCGCACTCGCCGACAAGTACAACCGGACGCCGGCGCAGATCGTGCTGCGCTGGCACACCCAGCAGGGCTTCGTCGCCATCCCCAAGTCCGGCCGGCCGGAGCGCCTCGCCGAGAACCTTGCCGTCTTCGACTTCACGCTCGACGATGCCGAGGTCCGGCAGCTGTCCGCGCTGGACACCGGCGTGGCGGATATCTACGACGCGGACGAATTCGGGCACTGA
- a CDS encoding SGNH/GDSL hydrolase family protein produces MPEVFVALGDSFTEGVGDRNKKFPNGVRGWADRLAKQLAKKDPELRYANLAVRSKRLHQIVADQLEPAVAMKPTLVTFYAGGNDILEIRKDMDELLEQYEAAVARLASTGARLVLFTGFDVMLPSVLEPMRRRNWQYNEAVRAIARKYGALLVDHWTFDAYQDKRMWDSDRLHMSPAGHKYMAAQVLELLGVEHTLKIRPLGPMERYGWREMLRRERAWMHEWVVPMFGRKLRGVTLGDNLPPRWPEPVKVSDGLKKLAKRAGRAPVG; encoded by the coding sequence GTGCCAGAGGTATTCGTCGCATTGGGGGACAGCTTCACCGAAGGCGTGGGCGACCGGAACAAGAAGTTCCCGAACGGGGTGCGGGGCTGGGCCGACCGCCTGGCCAAACAGCTGGCCAAGAAGGATCCGGAGCTGCGCTACGCCAACCTGGCCGTGCGGAGCAAGCGGCTGCACCAGATCGTAGCGGACCAGCTGGAGCCGGCCGTGGCAATGAAGCCCACGCTGGTCACGTTCTACGCCGGCGGCAACGACATCCTGGAGATCCGCAAGGACATGGACGAGCTGTTGGAGCAGTACGAGGCTGCCGTGGCCCGGCTGGCATCGACCGGTGCCCGGCTGGTGCTCTTCACGGGGTTCGACGTGATGCTGCCGTCGGTGCTGGAACCGATGCGCCGGCGGAACTGGCAGTACAACGAGGCGGTGCGGGCCATAGCGCGCAAGTACGGGGCGTTGCTGGTGGACCACTGGACATTCGACGCCTACCAGGACAAGCGGATGTGGGACTCCGACCGGCTGCACATGTCGCCTGCCGGACACAAGTACATGGCCGCGCAGGTCCTGGAGCTGCTCGGCGTCGAACACACCCTGAAAATCCGGCCGCTGGGGCCGATGGAGCGCTATGGCTGGCGGGAAATGCTGCGCCGCGAGCGGGCTTGGATGCACGAATGGGTCGTGCCGATGTTCGGCCGCAAGCTGCGCGGGGTCACGCTGGGGGACAACCTGCCGCCGCGCTGGCCGGAGCCGGTCAAGGTTTCCGACGGTTTGAAGAAGCTGGCCAAGCGGGCCGGAAGGGCCCCGGTGGGATAG
- a CDS encoding MaoC family dehydratase, translating to MSNTVVTFEELPGLVGKDLGYTSYIEITQEQINTFAEATNDHQWIHVDPERAKDGPFGAPIAHGFLSLSLIIPFWSELFDVEGVKTKVNYGLDRVRFTNPVKVGAKVRMHSAIAEVTEVKGGVQIKTNNTIEIEGEERPAVVAEFLARFYA from the coding sequence ATGAGCAACACCGTTGTCACGTTCGAGGAACTGCCCGGCCTGGTCGGCAAGGACCTTGGCTACACCAGCTACATCGAGATCACGCAGGAGCAGATCAATACCTTTGCCGAGGCGACCAACGACCACCAGTGGATCCACGTCGATCCGGAGCGCGCCAAGGACGGCCCGTTCGGCGCGCCGATCGCCCACGGCTTCCTCAGCCTGTCGCTGATCATTCCGTTCTGGAGCGAGCTGTTCGACGTAGAGGGCGTCAAGACCAAGGTCAACTACGGCCTGGACCGCGTCCGGTTTACCAACCCGGTCAAGGTCGGCGCGAAGGTCCGCATGCATTCCGCGATCGCCGAGGTCACCGAGGTTAAGGGCGGTGTCCAGATCAAGACCAACAACACCATCGAGATCGAGGGCGAAGAGCGTCCGGCCGTCGTCGCCGAATTCCTCGCCCGGTTCTACGCCTGA